The Phacochoerus africanus isolate WHEZ1 chromosome 15, ROS_Pafr_v1, whole genome shotgun sequence genome has a segment encoding these proteins:
- the LOC125116564 gene encoding uncharacterized protein LOC125116564 produces the protein MDGMGPPAPPWKQLGRPLGPFPSHLVSPTTLLSKWQQYLGSTNWEKTVGGRFDPSPKDLVPLAMWVPRGALALVGGESRASHPACGGHSPWLQTSNRPLTSPPLPTPSSSSSPFSSSVLHPCPDLCPLVPGAPHPFSLLEMNPQLLFQVKLFYFLKGSLCIPGKMQNVFRLWRQQGAGWDQRVGPGAAEGHQPGANRWARPALAPSWSPRRASPLQLPPRWTLCCPLGCPVTSLMLLPGAHLPCGPWRGSWGGGEVSWPDQDSSPSVSKAPPAAWPVRLGLGGSPGQCSGCPPLRLGQGQL, from the coding sequence ATGGATGGAATGGGGCCACCTGCTCCCCCTTGGAAACAGCTGGGGAGGCCCCTGGGGCCCTTTCCCTCCCACCTGGTCTCACCCACCACTCTGCTCAGCAAGTGGCAGCAATACCTCGGATCCACGAATTGGGAAAAGACAGTGGGCGGCAGGTTTGATCCATCTCCCAAGGATCTGGTTCCCCTTGCCATGTGGGTGCCCAGGGGCGCCCTTGCTCTGGTTGGGGGTGAAAGCAGAGCCAGCCACCCAGCTTGTGGAGGACACTCTCCATGGCTCCAGACCTCCAACAGGCCGCTGACCTCTCCTCCTttgcccaccccctcctcctcttcctcccccttctcaTCCTCAGTGCTACATCCCTGCCCTGACCTCTGCCCTCTGGTCCCTGGAGCCCCACACCCATTTTCTCTGCTGGAAATGAACCCCCAACTATTATTTCAGgttaaacttttttatttcttaaagggCTCCCTCTGCATACCTGGGAAGATGCAGAATGTATTCAGATTGTGGAGGCAACAGGGAGCAGGATGGGACCAGAGGGTGGGCCCAGGTGCAGCGGAGGGACACCAACCAGGAGCAAACAGGTGGGCCAGGCCAGCTCTGGCCCCGAGCTGGAGCCCCAGGCGAGCTTCCCCGCTGCAGCTCCCACCGAGGTGGACCCTGTGCTGCCCCCTGGGCTGCCCTGTCACCTCTCTGATGCTGCTCCCCGGTGCTCATCTTCCCTGCGGTCCCTGGAggggcagctggggtgggggtgaggtgtCCTGGCCAGACCAGGACAGCAGCCCCTCGGTTTCCAAGGCTCCTCCAGCAGCCTGGCCAGTCAGGCTGGGGCTTGGGGGCTCACCTGGGCAGTGCTCTGGGTGCCCGCCGCTCCGCCTAGGGCAGGGTCAGCTTTGA